The window CGCACAAGTGCTGCTGCATGCAAAATAGCATGTCCCCATACCGAAACAGGAAGTTTTGTCCTCATTAGCAATGGTCTAGCTATCAATTGTAGGCGTTTAATCATTGATTCTGCCAGACCATTTTGAGTATGAACATGAGCAACCGAATGTTCAACTGTTATTCCCGTGACCGTACAATAATCATTAAAGGCCTGAGATGTAAActcaccagcattatcaagacgaaTTTTCTTTATCGCATTATCTGGAAATTGTGCTCTTAACCTTATTATTTGAGCCAACAATCTCGCAAAAGCCATATTGCGAGTTGATAATAAGCACACATGTGACCATCTTGTAGATGCATCAATCAAGACCATATAATATTTAAATGGTCCACATGAAGGGTGAATTGGCCCACATATATCACCTTGTATACGTTCCAGAAATGCGGGGGATTCAATCCCAACCTTAGTTGCTGATGGTTTAATAATCAATTTTCCTTGTGAacaagcagcacaagagaattccTTAAATTGAAGAATCTTTTGGTTCTTCAAAGTATGCCCATGTGAATTCTTAATTATTTTGCGCATCATACTAGAACCGGGATGGCCCAACCGGTTATGCCAAATGATAAAATCATTAGAATCATTAAACCTTTTATTTACTACAACATGTGTTTCAACCGTACCAATACTTGTATGGTACAACCCGGAAGAAAGTGCGGGTAATTTTTCATGCACAAACTTTTCCCCAGCTTTCATTGTAATAATATAAAGGCACTCAACTTTTCCTTCATTGGCAGTGTCAATGTGATAACCATTTTGGCGAATAACCTTGAAACTTAATAAGTTTCTTCGAGACTTGCTGCAATATAGTGCATCACTAATGGCCAATATTGTTCCTCCAGGTAGTAATAAGGTCGCTTTTCCAAAGCCctcaattaattttgtactaCCATATATTGTATTAACACAAGCCCTTTTCATAACCAAATGAGAgaaatatttcttttctcttaatATAGTGTGAGTTGTAGCACTATCCAAAAGGCACATATCTCTATTACTCATCTTGGATCCAATTAAAGACTGGGGAATTTTATTTATCTTCATAAAAACAAAAATACATCGTAAGAAATACGGAAACTAACAATATAAAACTTAATTACTAATCCAGAAGATAAAACAACATAGAGAATTTAAGTACTTCTCGAAAATAAAACAACATAAAGACAACTTAAAacacataaataaaaataataacataaCACATTCCCCAGTGAAACGATCAAATCTCAATTTCGATCTCCAAAGAAGTCTTCAACTTCCAAATGAGTAATATCATCAAGCCCATCAAAATCATCATCTTTCAAAGCCAAATTAGCTTCAACATTATCATCATATTTTCGTGAAGGCCCTGCCTCATCGTtatttttaaaagtcatgtgtgaCTCCACCCGGGCATTAGCAGAAGAGGCACCACCTCTATTTGTCtttcttttgaaggaatttttataAAGCCTGACAAAATGTTCAGGCGCCCGGCATTCATTTTTCCAGTGACCTTTCAAACCACAACGATGACAGTTGTTCCTTGAAGGATTGCCTTGATAACCCATATTGTTCTCCCTTTTATGGTGACCACCACCACGACGATTATTATATCGTCCCTTGCCCCTGCCACGCCCACGCTCATTATTATGGCCTCGATTATTTTGTCTTCTTTCAGTTGGGCCATGTgttgctaccacattcgcttccGGGAATGGAGCAGTTCCAGTGGGACGGGCTTCATGATTTTTCAATAAAAGGGTATTGTGCTGCTCAGCCACAAGAAGACATGATATCAAATCAGCATGCTTTTTAAAACCCCTTTCACGGTACTGTTGTTGTAATACCAAATTGGAGGCATGAAAAGTCGTA is drawn from Lycium barbarum isolate Lr01 chromosome 8, ASM1917538v2, whole genome shotgun sequence and contains these coding sequences:
- the LOC132608032 gene encoding uncharacterized protein LOC132608032, whose protein sequence is MSNLSKLEFVALDISGKNYLSWVLDAEIHLDAKGLGATITQDNTTSSQDKAKAMIFLRHHLDEGLKVEYLTVKDPLELWTGLKERYDHIKVTVLPRARYEWIHLRLQDFKTVCDYNSAVYRITSQLKLCGDNITDEDMLEKTLTTFHASNLVLQQQYRERGFKKHADLISCLLVAEQHNTLLLKNHEARPTGTAPFPEANVVATHGPTERRQNNRGHNNERGRGRGKGRYNNRRGGGHHKRENNMGYQGNPSRNNCHRCGLKGHWKNECRAPEHFVRLYKNSFKRKTNRGGASSANARVESHMTFKNNDEAGPSRKYDDNVEANLALKDDDFDGLDDITHLEVEDFFGDRN